In a single window of the Cucumis melo cultivar AY chromosome 11, USDA_Cmelo_AY_1.0, whole genome shotgun sequence genome:
- the LOC103502958 gene encoding probable serine/threonine-protein kinase WNK4, with protein MLKNTRAGNPSSKLHDCKSEFGYVETDPTCRYGRFEEVLGKGAMKTVYKAIDEFLGIEVAWSQVKLNEVLRSPEDLERLYSEVHLLSTLKHESIMRFYTSWIDVDHKTFNFITELFTSGTLREYGKKYRRVDIRAIKSWARQILQGLIYLHEHDPPIIHRDLKCDNIFVNGHLGQVKIGDLGLAAILHGSRSAHSVIGTPEFMAPELYEENYNELVDVYSFGMCVLEMLTSEYPYSECSNPAQIYKKVTSGKLPAALYKIQDVDAQRFIKKCLVPVSMRASAKELLADPFLKVDGNRPSSVGRTQNQKPFLNAKEMENFHSGEGLSRTNMTITGKLNPEDDTLFLRVQTADKDGSLRNIYFPFDIVNDTALDVAMEMVKELEISDWEPFEIADMIEGEISALVPNWNRSELTNHSLSFRYAEEDDNVSHHTFRSVSSSSQATTLGLISSPRTNQNISNGFSWFPDDTLDDSSSQCSSVSGKYSNLNYISSEEYETSMSSVQIDQHNNINKIHNSSRFCPIENRKNKDFLAQLLYKQSQCAIAGSSQGVASCRKDKRGTDGRKLTRNRSLVDVHSQLLHRSLVEEVNRRRLFKTVGAVESIGFQAPCEVSSSKKVSSRQPIGNRSSDVARTRRNDDIIWQDVGRRT; from the exons ATGTTAAAGAATACTCGAGCTGGGAATCCCAGCAGCAAACTCCATGATTGCAAATCAGAATTTGGGTACGTCGAGACCGATCCGACATGTCGTTACGGCCGT TTCGAAGAAGTTTTGGGAAAAGGGGCCATGAAGACAGTGTACAAAGCCATTGATGAGTTTCTTGGAATAGAGGTGGCATGGAGTCAGGTGAAACTCAATGAGGTCCTCCGATCGCCCGAGGATTTGGAACGGCTGTATTCAGAGGTTCATCTACTTAGCACACTTAAGCATGAATCGATCATGCGATTCTACACCTCATGGATTGATGTTGATCACAAAACCTTCAACTTCATTACTGAACTGTTTACTTCTGGAACGCTCAGAGA ATACGGAAAGAAATATAGGCGAGTTGATATCAGAGCCATTAAGAGCTGGGCGAGGCAGATTCTACAGGGACTCATTTATTTGCACGAACATGACCCTCCAATAATACACAGAGATCTGAAGTGTGATAATATCTTTGTGAATGGCCATCTTGGGCAAGTTAAGATTGGTGACTTGGGGCTTGCAGCTATACTTCATGGTTCCAGATCTGCTCACAGTGTTATAG GCACACCAGAGTTTATGGCGCCGGAATTGTACGAGGAGAATTACAATGAGCTAGTTGATGTCTACTCGTTTGGCATGTGTGTCCTAGAGATGCTTACTTCGGAGTACCCTTATAGCGAGTGTTCTAATCCTGCACAAATTTACAAGAAAGTCACGTCG GGGAAGCTACCAGCAGCATTATACAAGATTCAAGATGTGGATGCACAGAGATTTATTAAGAAATGCTTGGTGCCGGTTTCGATGAGGGCGTCTGCGAAGGAACTCTTGGCTGATCCTTTTCTCAAAGTTGATGGAAATAGACCTTCATCGGTGGGGAGGACTCAAAACCAGAAGCCATTTCTAAATGCCAAAGAGATGGAGAATTTTCACTCGGGTGAAGGTTTAAGCAGGACAAACATGACGATCACAGGGAAGCTGAATCCCGAAGACGATACCCTCTTTCTTAGAGTTCAGACTGCCGATAAAGATG GCTCTCTTAGGAACATATACTTCCCTTTCGACATAGTTAACGACACAGCATTAGATGTGGCAATGGAGATGGTGAAAGAATTGGAGATCTCTGATTGGGAGCCGTTTGAAATTGCAGACATGATTGAAGGTGAGATATCAGCTCTGGTTCCAAACTGGAATAGAAGTGAGTTAACCAACCATAGCCTCAGCTTCAGATATGCAGAAGAAGATGATAATGTATCTCATCATACTTTCCGCTCGGTCTCGTCGTCGTCCCAAGCAACAACTTTGGGTCTTATCTCCTCCCCAAGAACAAACCAAAACATTTCAAATGGTTTTAGTTGGTTTCCAG ATGATACGCTTGATGATAGCAGTTCACAATGCTCATCAGTGTCGGGAAAATACTCCAACTTGAATTATATCAGCAGCGAGGAGTACGAGACCAGCATGAGTTCAGTCCAGATAGATCAACATAACAACATCAATAAGATTCACAATTCCTCAAGATTTTGTCCTATTGAGAACCGCAAAAACAAGGATTTTTTGGCTCAACTTCTATACAAGCAGAGCCAATGTGCGATAGCAGGGTCGTCTCAAGGAGTTGCCTCTTGTCGCAAAGACAAGAGAGGAACAGATGGTCGTAAATTAACAAGGAACAGATCACTAGTAGATGTACATAGCCAATTGCTGCATCGTTCTTTAGTGGAGGAAGTGAATAGAAGACGGTTATTCAAGACAGTTGGAGCAGTCGAAAGCATAGGCTTTCAAGCACCTTGTGAGGTTTCTTCCAGCAAAAAGGTCTCGAGTAGGCAACCGATTGGGAACCGAAGTAGTGATGTAGCAAGAACGAGGAGAAACGACGATATTATATGGCAAGATGTTGGAAGGAGAACATGA
- the LOC103502957 gene encoding transcription repressor OFP17 → MKVEVGLVSFKSKLSKPCSKLLHLFKFPMKKPFSIKSLWTRHPRRNSRAISKPRRRAWSWLRWLRRVGKMERVRDHLRSSESVRSDNECREKLLFPSPMIRGRKVAAGTSWEEKEEVEDACKSFENYLVEMIIEEGKVRDLMDVEELLYCWRNLKCPVFVDLVSRFYGELCKDLFSSHIQAFTPNFQPK, encoded by the coding sequence ATGAAAGTGGAAGTTGGCTTAGTTTCCTTCAAATCCAAGCTTTCAAAACCATGTTCAAAGCTCCTCCATCTCTTCAAATTCCCAATGAAGAAGCCCTTCTCCATCAAATCACTTTGGACTCGACACCCTCGGCGCAACTCTAGAGCCATATCCAAGCCTCGAAGAAGGGCTTGGTCTTGGCTCCGGTGGCTACGAAGAGTAGGGAAGATGGAAAGAGTAAGAGATCATTTGAGATCAAGTGAAAGCGTACGCTCAGATAATGAGTGTAGAGAAAAGTTGTTGTTTCCATCTCCGATGATTAGGGGACGGAAGGTCGCAGCGGGGACGTCGTGGGAGGAGAAGGAGGAGGTGGAAGATGCTTGCAAGAGCTTTGAGAATTATCTTGTGGAAATGATAATTGAAGAAGGGAAAGTGAGGGATTTGATGGATGTGGAAGAGCTTTTGTATTGTTGGAGGAATTTGAAGTGCCCTGTTTTTGTTGATTTGGTGTCTAGATTTTATGGAGAGCTTTGTAAGGACTTGTTTTCTTCACACATTCAAGCTTTTACTCCAAACTTTCAACCCAAGTGA